A region of the Parasteatoda tepidariorum isolate YZ-2023 chromosome 7, CAS_Ptep_4.0, whole genome shotgun sequence genome:
acggtattctAACCATTCatctggtaatttttccgttcacatGGAAATGGTTTACCATAAAGTCTGGTTTTCAagattttagttcttattaccacatatttagtaaaaaatactaaattgaaaagtaaatttaatagattaaatggtttttctcttaagctcaaaggtatcatgataaagttaccaaattttctcatatattataaaaccatattttatagttaatgttGCCAAAATCATCACCAAAGCACTTCACACTAAAATTACCAAGCTGTATGGAGTTCTCATAGAAACAGAAACACGGTAACTTTGACCGAATTCTGGTAGTTTCTACCATACTTTATTCTCAGTGTGCAAAAAAACacataagtttacttttatgagcaaatcatatattttatatcataattttaaatatgcaaatatatgTGTTTTTCCCAAAATTCCAGAGGATCTTCAGTTCCCccttgaaaaaaacttaaaactttggaaaatttattctttttttttttcctgcaaaaatagaaaaacatgtGTCCAATAGTTTTAATCCACAGCAATATATCCTGAAAATGTCAACGAAATCAAAAAACtgccttttaaattatttctatttaaattatatctattttaaaatatcaatttcaacGGAGCAACTTTTGAATAAACATCTTATAACGCCTTGCAGTTTTATTTgactgttaaatttattttgatgttttgaatCCTGCGGGAATTGACCTCAGTATCTATTAATCtgattatgaaagttttttccaatttaaattagGATTTATCTAACTTTACGTCtgcgttattttattttcattcttgaCAAATATTCTATGCAAATGGCGAGTTTTGTTCACCCCTTattcagtgaaataaaaatttgcatgtttctataaaaaatcaGAGAATCTGGAATTTGCTGATAATATTcaaagaaatcattttaaaaaaattgttttgcattgTTTTCATTTAGATAATCATGAAGATTTGCTTAGTAAAACATGCTTCCCAAATcctgtaaaatgaaaataagatttagtTAAATACATACGTGAATCAAAGTGCCcatgattttcttttctcttgtTTTTAGACAGAAGTATTTCTCCACACTTGCCCAAAGAGCACAAACGCCCACCTGTGCCAAAATGTCACGAAGCACCTCTCGTTTTGCGAGAAAATTGTGCCAAAGATTTTGTTCAGCTCAACAAAATAGATGCTTTGAGAAAACCAGCTGTCAGGCCTGCCCAAAAGATGGCAGACAATAGAAAAGgagatactttttttcttgaattttctgGATTAGTACCAAAATTTTGCATGAAGAAGGTATTGTAACCTTTCTTTTTCTCCAAAAAGTGATAAGTTTTgaacattaaacaatttttttaaaattgaatatcacTATCTTTAGTATTATCTTCCtataatgtaaattatataGTGAATATTGTGATATGATTATTCAAGTATTATACAAGAGATAACTTTATAGATTGAACCTCAACGGCTCAGTAGTTAGAGCCTGAGGAACTGAGATTCGATTCCCCAGTGGCGGTTTGAAGCCCACCTACCTTCAATACGATGGGTACCAACCTGTTGAAATAAATTGCAGTACTGACCATACTGCCACAATCACGGCATTGGTTATGAAATTGTGGAGACATAACTTCCATGAACCCCTGACCTACAGCGGGCTATTgtgaaaatactttatttaatcttaGATATTATGATCACTTTACCTAAATGAGTTAGGCTAATGAACGAACTTTCAATGGTATTTTGAGAAAGCTCTGCCCGTTGCCAGACATAATTCTTTGATTATCTTCTTACTCCTGAGTGAAACTGGCTTGATTGAAAAGAATTCTCCCTAAACACCATAAAACGTTCTCTCTTAAGTTAGTAGTTTCATAAAGCATTTGCTTGAGTAGAACAATAACTCTATTTTAGAGAACAACGTATATgcgagttattaaaaataaatttattaaaccactCTATTATCAGAGGAATCTTAATTTCTTCAGTTTCATGAGAATTTTCGTTTTATGCATTCAATTGATtgaataaactttcaaattttctgttttacttACAGGAATTTGGAAGACAACCAAAGTATCTCGTGCAAAGAAGGGACGATCTTGAATACGCAGGCAAAATATGTCAGGATTCATTCGCAGAAAAAGAATTGCTCAAACTAACTGACGAAGAAAAAACTGATTTGTTAGaggtaagaagaaaaaaatgattcgtatttatttaaattaaataatttatagatttttaaaaagtgcctaAATGTTCACTAATAAGTTTAATAGGGGGTAATTGCTctcattttaacataaataaaattctcgatttaaaaaatatttttatgcaatcgatatattatttaaatcgaGAGTTTTACCCAGCGACGATTGCTGCCACACGTCTAGTATTCCAGCAACACTCTAAACTGGCATTAAGTACTTTCTAGGGGAAACAATTCTGATACTCTCTTTTGTACTCAGAGCGTATCAGAGATTCCCTATGGAGTTAAAATCTGGTCACCTGGTTATCCAATCATTCCAGTGAATATTTTAACTCATCAGAAAATCGATTAAATGAGTTGCATATCACCATGCGTTTTCgttccataaaattaaatcaaggcCTACTGCAACCCTCAGAAGAGAACAGAAGACTTCAATGCATTATTCCTATACCACAGATCTGAAAGGTATGAAGTGTTGTAGAGCCATTGAAGTCTGCCCAGAGCATTCAACTATTTATGCCATAATGACCTATTTTTCGGAGTAAGTAGTCGATACCTCATTCTTTCCACGTAAAAGACTCTATATCTGTAGGGAGGAACTCCATCCAAGAAATCTACAATTATTTCATCGAAGGTTTGACGGAGGATTCTTGTTGAATGACTGCTGAAAGCTCCACGTCTTTGAGAGAGGCACTTTGGCTGATTTGATGCATAGCGGAAAAGTTTTGGGGCACTATGTTTTGTTCTCGGGGGTACAGTTGGACCTGATTCATTTTAGTAGATGACAACATAGAGATTATCCGGAAAGATTCTTTGGAAAGTGAAAATACTTGTCGGATGCAATCCGTCGGCCAACCAGATCCAGatctgcatattttaaatttatagagcATTTGTTAAAAGTTCTAGAAATGACGACTGGAAAAACTATCcctataaaactatttagagtctttaaaaaaaaacgatgttgGTCGAGTGAGAAAATTTGCCCAAAAACATTGCCTAATTTCCAATATGGAATGATGTTGTAAAACCAGTGTGTCAGTATTCTTACTAACTGCTGTAACTCATTGAGACCTGTATGCCTGAAAGAGAGAAATAACTTATTacctaaattaactaattttttatgattcaaCTCTGTGTCTATACATTTCCATGCACCTCGACTCCGATATGAGTTATGCGCGACGCGATCAGACGTGTGTATTATAACTGTTGAGTggttattatatattatatatgattTGAATTACATCAATATATGttctcacaaaattaaaatttcattaaaatatttccaatagcTCTGAAGATAATCAACTGCATCGggaaattctattaatttggaACACAGgagtaaatataaaaagcatCTATTACGGAAcaccttttattaatttttaaatctgcatTTGACTACGTAACCCTTCAGCagcaattttacttattaaattgaTAGCTGATTGATTAACAGAAGATTTTCTCGTcgtttaaatatgatttaaaaattaaatggctaACCCATTTTTATTCCTTAGGTTGATATCTAATCTACATGATCATGTAATCGTGAGGTTTAAAAGTTAAcatatttctctaaaattttgtaatttataacgTGAATTGCATAGCTTAATGTACAAAAATGTCAACAAACCTGACATCTTTTCATCAGTTCTCAACAAACCTGACATCTTTTCATCAGTTCTCTAGTTAAACAGCATATTTTCTGGGCCATTTGCCTTTGTGTGATCATATTCTGGTGTgtgaattgttttatattacttaCCTTTAAATATCTATCCTTGTTATTTTCTGCTTATAGTAGATCATGCATAGTGGACAAGATAGGGATTGTGGTCAATAATAACTTCAATTTCATTTCAGGGATTGAGAGATAATTGGGAAGAGCTAAACAAGCGTTACCTGACATTACCTTTAATGATTGAcactaaattgttaaaaaatcgAAAGTTGGATCTTGAAACGAAGCTGGACACGTTGGAgcatgatatatattttttggagaACTGCGAAAAGAGCGACATTTATATTTTGCCTGATCAAAACTGATCAATTTTGACCATTTTGATGTCTAAATaagctaagaaaaataatctttttttccgactatttatttggaatttaagCAAGAATGAAACATTCAATACAGTAACCATTTATTTGCTGAGAAACTGAAATTACATTGGGAGACACAAAACATTacactaataaatatttctgatcaTTAAAAGTATCAAATCTATTTTGTCTAaatgactgaaatttttttttttacaaattattgcaTATGGTATAACTGCCAACTTTTATGCTTTTtggggaatttttatttttttaagaagtggttaaaagtaaaaattattttagtagtaatgtcgtttcggcgctttaaatattcgttagtctttaaaaccaattattttgtttttcgattcattttcgatccggcattgaaaggcTGTTGCTAAGCaaggtgaatacattattgattaaaaataagatcttgctaacaaatatcaaatgcatcGAAACGAccttactttccggtccccctaatatttCAACAACATGAAAAATGTCACTTTGTTACTATGAGGTCATATATAGGTGCAGtgaacaaaataagaaaaagttcaaacttttaaaatttttaaactaaaaataatcggattttcacgtactaggagTTAATTATAATGGTTTAAAGGCCTAaccttaaaaatactaataaattaatatttataatactaataaattaatatatactgataaatatactaataaattaatgtatatatactatattttaagttaagaaataaaacacgaaaatattttttatcactcaGTGAGCATAATTTTTTACCCCGATGGATTTTGATTCTTAACCATCACAATATGGTTGGATTTCGCGATCTAAAAAATATGGCCCCCATAGTTTAAGCAGGAGAGTTGGATTAAGTTTAggctcttttattttaattttatttcttgcgtATATTAGTATCTCAAAgcagtcatatttttaaatttttatttctcaagaactgTCAAACCGATTTCCTTCAAAAGTTTtcgattttgacattaaaaatcaCGTAGATTAAACTGGTGCAAAAACTCGTGCATCTCTCAACCATTAGtagtgataaataattaaaaaaacaaataatatttgaaattatcgtttattaaacaattaataaatgaaattaatattaaagggctCAAACTATTGGGGCCATACTTCCAAGATTGCGACCATcccccatattttgagggtctaGAATCCAAATCCGACAAAAGAAAGATTCAGAGAAAATAGGATTCTATGTCAGATTTTGTAACTTCAAATCGtctgcaccaattaattagcatatttattatttatctgcCATTAAATTTGTATCTGAGTGAGGGAAAGTCTCATCATTAAACAAAAGTTATCAATGCGTCAGCTTTTTTAGCACACTGAACATACTATGTGGGAGATATAATAGTGgggatttaaatcattttaaatttccctcatagcactaaaaataaaaaacggggAAGAAATAATAAGGCATGAAAATTGATAccacttgaagaaaaaaaccttttgcgAAAAGCATATGAGATGACAGCTTTACATAAACCACTCTAACATGAAAATAGCACACAAGTGTGTTTTCAGAGCTTTGTGTGTTCTAGATTGTCTGACTAATTAACGtcgatttattttgtaaacaaaagtGTTACCGTTTTATTAGAGCTGTGTAaaagaaattgtgttttttttaatggaaacttGGCTCCGCATTTGGtaaccttttaattttcttggcGAGTTGGtttttgcatattattattctttgtcGAAAAGGAATATTTTCCAATATCGAGCATGATTGTAAACATTCATAAAACTTAGTTACTGTGACTGAGCTAGTTAACTTAAAAATCTTTAGGCTACACTCTTGCAAGTAACTGTGAAAAGTAAACAGTTAAACGTACAAAGTTTCTAAACAACTACAATACTGACAATTAGTACACAAATAGCAAATTCCCAGCtcagtataaatatattttataagacttaataaaaaatatggtcgagttttgtttgttaaaataatttattcagaatagACCCTGTATTTTCATATCCCTGCacttaatacatattaaaatggCTGAGTATAAAAAAGAAGTCATTAGGACTTACATCGTTGAAATCTCAtgcgaattttttaattgaaaataaggaAAGCTAAGAGTCAATCTAAAATTCACTCTCTGTTAAAGTCACCTTATATTCGTTAATGTCTCTTTTCACCTGTCGTGTGAATTACAAagtatgtataatttatttctattttttaaatttacttaggAAGGGTGGGACAACGATTTGCTCAAAGTTACAACATTTTTAGTTGCTTTAAACTGTTGTTTTCTACAACTTGTCTACAACAAATCTACTctctagaattttaaaaatttatttttgacaaggattttaCGAAAACAAATGGAAAAAGGCAGTGTTCAAAGGGCAGTATCTATTTTACGAAATAGGAAAATTGCACAATACTTAATTTTCAACAGatgaatttaaatgtaaacCATAATTACCAGAcggatttaatgaaatttatctttcataaaCGCACCACTCAGTGGAAGGTAGAAACATTACTTCAGAACAACAttacttcaagaaaaaaaaatcaaatttcgatttattttttttttaaaatcataaatttt
Encoded here:
- the LOC107450547 gene encoding enkurin; protein product: MTTYQRIAITKRFKETQVPQENICNLIISSPVSKKRSPRYQSKHSSSTKQFYASKKKPHQTMGFMKTKVYPEDYLKKHTREQILATDRSISPHLPKEHKRPPVPKCHEAPLVLRENCAKDFVQLNKIDALRKPAVRPAQKMADNRKGDTFFLEFSGLVPKFCMKKEFGRQPKYLVQRRDDLEYAGKICQDSFAEKELLKLTDEEKTDLLEGLRDNWEELNKRYLTLPLMIDTKLLKNRKLDLETKLDTLEHDIYFLENCEKSDIYILPDQN